A portion of the Pseudomonadota bacterium genome contains these proteins:
- a CDS encoding OmpA family protein, translating into MKNPVAMPWSSALRALPALSVCILALCLITAKPAQAADRFNFLRVRPNADLGNYFFVQESRSLPQLGFTLGTSLLYYDEPLNIDMVTEIVRRTGRTTSVATKDGVDGPLFQWFYGALGFVDWFSLGFDIPLFYTYRYTWSDAAGRYSGREYGSAGDLNLFAKFRILDLDEYPVGIAFMPSVTAPTGRESHFLGDSGVTGEARLIVEIKPADRLTMAANVAFQTREKVQIGDFSFRDVLKIAAAANLRVAKSTSIIAEIETQTATGDFYGSRSTSPAEARLGARHKFENGLSVGGGGSVGLVHGGGMPRYAGFVNLAYTHRPAPREHARIGPLDEAPSCTRLAADGEPGRYTFLCEVYFDFDDATISPEDRGVVEAIAEHIAAGKGTVAVEVRGWTDTTGTKQYNRGLAGRRAEALAAAIEGELARTGGQAQFRKLAVGEDSVSAPSEARRAEVLTMAGGGL; encoded by the coding sequence ATGAAAAACCCAGTTGCGATGCCGTGGTCTTCGGCGCTGCGCGCCCTGCCTGCCTTGTCCGTTTGCATCCTCGCCCTCTGCCTTATCACCGCGAAGCCGGCGCAGGCGGCCGACCGCTTCAATTTCCTCAGGGTCCGTCCCAACGCTGACCTCGGAAACTACTTCTTCGTGCAGGAGTCTCGCAGCCTGCCGCAGCTCGGCTTCACGCTGGGCACCTCGCTCCTCTACTACGACGAGCCGCTCAACATCGACATGGTGACCGAGATCGTCCGCCGCACCGGCAGGACCACTAGCGTCGCCACGAAGGACGGGGTGGACGGGCCCCTCTTCCAGTGGTTCTACGGCGCGCTGGGATTCGTGGACTGGTTTTCGCTGGGCTTCGACATCCCCCTCTTCTACACCTACAGATACACCTGGTCGGACGCTGCGGGCCGCTACTCGGGCCGCGAGTACGGCTCCGCGGGGGACTTGAACCTCTTCGCCAAGTTCAGGATCCTCGATCTCGACGAGTACCCCGTCGGCATCGCCTTCATGCCGTCGGTGACCGCGCCCACGGGCAGGGAGTCGCACTTCCTCGGCGACAGCGGGGTCACCGGCGAGGCCCGCCTCATCGTGGAGATAAAGCCCGCTGACAGGCTCACCATGGCGGCCAACGTGGCCTTCCAGACCAGGGAGAAGGTGCAGATCGGCGACTTCTCGTTCCGCGACGTGCTCAAGATCGCAGCTGCGGCGAACCTGCGCGTGGCAAAGTCCACCTCGATCATAGCCGAGATCGAGACCCAGACCGCGACCGGCGACTTCTACGGCTCCCGCTCCACCTCGCCCGCAGAGGCGCGGCTGGGCGCAAGGCACAAGTTCGAAAACGGCCTCTCCGTGGGCGGCGGCGGCTCCGTCGGCCTCGTCCACGGCGGCGGCATGCCCCGCTACGCCGGATTCGTGAATCTTGCGTACACGCATAGGCCCGCTCCCAGGGAGCACGCGAGGATCGGGCCGCTGGACGAGGCGCCGTCGTGCACGAGGCTCGCCGCCGACGGCGAGCCCGGCCGCTACACGTTCCTCTGCGAGGTCTACTTCGACTTCGACGACGCTACGATCTCCCCCGAGGACCGCGGCGTGGTCGAGGCCATAGCGGAGCACATAGCCGCGGGCAAAGGCACGGTCGCCGTGGAGGTCCGCGGCTGGACCGATACAACGGGAACGAAGCAGTACAACAGGGGACTGGCCGGCCGCCGCGCAGAGGCGCTCGCTGCCGCGATCGAGGGCGAGCTCGCCCGCACCGGAGGCCAGGCGCAGTTCCGCAAGCTCGCCGTCGGCGAGGACAGCGTGTCGGCGCCGAGCGAGGCGCGCAGGGCAGAGGTGCTCACGATGGCAGGCGGGGGCCTCTGA